One window from the genome of Breoghania sp. L-A4 encodes:
- a CDS encoding fumarate hydratase, with amino-acid sequence MTAQPKTPPDYTHSSMYPLSEDTTPYRKLTSDFVSTASFNGEEVLVVEREGMRLLAEEAFKDINHFLRPGHLEQLRKILDDPEATENDKFVAFDLLKNASISAHGVLPMCQDTGTAIVMGKKGRRVWTDGSDEAALGEGSRDAYFHKNLRYSQLAPLSMFEEKNTSNNMPAQIDLYAEGEDSYKFLFMAKGGGSANKTFLFQGTPSLLTHDRLIEFLKEKVLTLGTAACPPYHLVIVIGGTSAEMNLKTVKLASARYLDNLPTQGSELGHAFRDLEMEEEIHKLTQATGVGAQFGGKYFCHDVRVIRLPRHGASLPIGLGVSCSADRQATGKITKDGIFLEQLEMHPEKYMPEVTDEHLDDTVVKIDLTRPMTEILGELTKHPIKTRLSLSGPLIVARDLAHSKLRERLEAGEPLPDYFKNHPIYYAGPAKTPEGMPSGSFGPTTAGRMDAYVDQFEAAGGSMVMLAKGNRSAQVRRACQAHGGFYLGSIGGPAARLAQDCIKSVECVEYEELGMEAIWKIEVEDFPAFIVIDDKGNDFFKELNLG; translated from the coding sequence ATGACCGCCCAGCCGAAGACCCCGCCGGACTACACCCATTCCTCCATGTATCCGCTGTCGGAGGACACCACGCCCTACCGCAAGCTGACCTCCGACTTCGTCTCCACCGCCAGCTTCAACGGCGAGGAGGTTCTGGTGGTCGAGCGCGAGGGCATGCGGCTGCTCGCCGAGGAAGCCTTCAAGGACATCAACCATTTCCTGCGCCCCGGCCACCTGGAGCAGTTGCGCAAGATCCTCGATGATCCGGAAGCCACCGAAAACGACAAGTTTGTGGCCTTCGATCTGCTGAAAAACGCCAGCATTTCCGCGCATGGCGTTCTCCCCATGTGCCAGGACACCGGCACCGCGATCGTCATGGGCAAGAAGGGCCGGCGCGTGTGGACCGACGGCTCGGACGAGGCGGCGCTGGGCGAAGGCTCGCGCGACGCCTATTTCCACAAGAACCTGCGTTATTCGCAGCTCGCGCCGCTGTCGATGTTCGAGGAAAAGAACACGTCGAACAACATGCCCGCTCAGATCGACCTCTACGCCGAGGGCGAGGATTCCTACAAGTTCCTGTTCATGGCCAAGGGCGGCGGCTCGGCCAACAAGACGTTTCTGTTCCAGGGCACGCCGTCGCTGCTCACCCATGACCGGCTGATCGAGTTCCTGAAGGAGAAGGTGCTGACGCTCGGCACCGCCGCCTGCCCGCCCTATCACCTCGTCATCGTCATCGGCGGCACCTCGGCCGAGATGAATCTCAAGACCGTAAAGCTGGCCTCCGCGCGCTATCTCGACAATCTGCCGACGCAAGGCTCGGAACTGGGCCACGCCTTCCGCGATCTCGAGATGGAGGAAGAGATCCACAAGCTGACGCAGGCGACCGGCGTCGGCGCGCAGTTCGGCGGCAAATATTTCTGCCACGACGTCCGCGTCATCCGGCTGCCGCGCCACGGCGCCTCGCTGCCCATCGGGCTCGGCGTCTCCTGCTCGGCCGACCGCCAGGCCACCGGCAAGATCACGAAGGACGGCATCTTTCTCGAGCAGCTCGAGATGCACCCGGAAAAATACATGCCGGAAGTGACCGACGAGCATCTCGACGACACGGTCGTGAAGATCGACCTCACCCGGCCGATGACCGAGATTCTCGGAGAGCTGACGAAACACCCGATCAAGACGCGGCTGTCACTCTCCGGTCCGCTGATCGTGGCGCGCGATCTGGCGCATTCGAAACTGCGCGAGCGGCTGGAGGCGGGCGAGCCGCTGCCCGATTATTTCAAGAACCACCCGATCTATTACGCCGGGCCGGCCAAGACGCCCGAGGGCATGCCGTCGGGCTCCTTCGGCCCGACGACGGCCGGGCGCATGGACGCCTATGTGGACCAGTTCGAGGCCGCCGGCGGCTCCATGGTGATGCTCGCCAAGGGCAACCGCTCCGCCCAGGTGCGCCGCGCGTGCCAGGCGCACGGCGGGTTCTATCTCGGCTCGATCGGCGGACCGGCGGCGCGTCTTGCGCAGGACTGCATCAAGTCGGTGGAATGTGTCGAATACGAAGAGCTCGGCATGGAAGCGATCTGGAAGATCGAGGTCGAGGACTTTCCCGCCTTCATCGTCATTGATGACAAGGGCAACGACTTCTTCAAGGAACTGAATCTGGGCTGA
- a CDS encoding transglutaminase family protein, producing the protein MNLSIGYELQYDFPQPTPLIAMLNVHFSRVSDLARPDNMIVSPSVPVSGYRDGFGNWCSRLLAPAGRMTISCDAVIRDSGLPDPVARGAHQHAVEDLPEETLVFLLASRFCDSDRLLDLAWSLFGETEPGWARVQAVCDFVHNHIAFGYEHARVTRSAFEAYDDRRGVCRDYAHLAVAFCRALNIPARYCTGYLSDLGTPRPHPPGDFAAWFEAYLGGEWHMFDPRNNEPRLGRVLLAQGRDAADVAITTTFGVNTLAGFKVWTDEA; encoded by the coding sequence ATGAACCTGAGCATCGGCTACGAACTGCAATACGACTTTCCCCAGCCGACACCGCTGATTGCGATGCTCAACGTGCATTTCTCGCGGGTCTCCGACCTGGCGCGCCCCGACAACATGATCGTTAGCCCCTCGGTGCCGGTCTCGGGCTATCGCGACGGCTTTGGCAACTGGTGCAGCCGGCTGCTCGCGCCGGCGGGGCGCATGACGATTTCCTGCGACGCGGTGATCCGCGACAGCGGCCTGCCGGATCCGGTGGCGCGCGGCGCGCACCAGCACGCGGTGGAGGATCTGCCGGAGGAAACGCTGGTGTTTCTGCTGGCCAGCCGCTTTTGCGACAGCGACCGGCTGCTGGACCTGGCGTGGAGCCTGTTCGGCGAGACGGAGCCGGGCTGGGCGCGCGTTCAGGCGGTGTGCGACTTCGTGCACAACCACATCGCCTTCGGCTACGAGCACGCGCGGGTGACGCGCTCGGCGTTCGAGGCCTATGACGACCGCCGCGGCGTCTGCCGCGACTACGCGCATCTCGCCGTCGCCTTCTGCCGCGCGCTGAACATCCCGGCGCGCTATTGCACCGGCTATCTCAGCGACCTCGGCACGCCGAGACCCCATCCGCCGGGCGATTTCGCCGCCTGGTTCGAGGCCTATCTCGGCGGTGAGTGGCACATGTTCGATCCGCGCAACAACGAGCCGCGGCTGGGCCGGGTCCTGCTGGCGCAGGGCAGGGACGCCGCGGACGTGGCGATCACCACGACCTTCGGCGTCAACACGCTTGCGGGCTTCAAGGTCTGGACCGACGAGGCCTGA
- a CDS encoding L,D-transpeptidase: MRRFFLVVTALITGAVAATTIVTAASAANKFFDPTTKRWVEYGSRLSHSGKSPIKREVVSYDGNYAPGTIVIDTAERRLYHVLENGKARKYGIGVGRDGFQWSGTHRVSRKAEWPGWTPPPAMRARAARNGQTLPAHMEGGPNNPLGARAMYIGSTIYRIHGSNEPWTIGGAVSSGCIRMANEDVMHLYENVEVGAKVVVQR, translated from the coding sequence ATGCGCAGGTTTTTCCTGGTCGTGACGGCATTGATCACGGGCGCGGTGGCGGCAACCACCATTGTTACGGCCGCTTCGGCCGCCAACAAGTTTTTTGATCCGACCACAAAGCGCTGGGTCGAATACGGCAGCAGGCTGAGCCACAGCGGCAAGTCGCCGATCAAGCGCGAAGTCGTCAGCTACGACGGCAACTACGCGCCGGGCACGATTGTCATCGATACGGCCGAGCGCCGCCTCTACCACGTGCTGGAAAACGGCAAGGCCCGCAAGTACGGCATCGGCGTTGGCCGCGACGGGTTCCAGTGGTCCGGTACCCACCGCGTGAGCCGCAAGGCGGAATGGCCGGGCTGGACCCCGCCGCCGGCCATGCGCGCCCGCGCCGCCCGCAACGGCCAGACCCTTCCGGCCCACATGGAAGGCGGCCCGAACAACCCGCTCGGCGCCCGCGCCATGTACATCGGCTCCACCATCTACCGCATCCACGGCTCCAACGAGCCCTGGACGATCGGCGGCGCGGTCTCCTCGGGCTGCATCCGCATGGCCAACGAAGACGTCATGCATCTGTATGAAAACGTTGAGGTTGGCGCGAAGGTCGTCGTCCAGCGCTAG
- a CDS encoding outer membrane beta-barrel protein, which translates to MNRYLLGAAVSALMAAAAGSAQAADPSYSQRATATDWSGFYLGVHAGYVDGQTDWDLGPGVPLVVEPSGFAGGALVGYNHQIDNFVFGLEADITLGDISEGPKNFGVVGVQSADVNYIATVRGRLGYAFDTWMPFVTGGAGFADLEIFDSIGGGPTRDSQLLTGFVVGAGVEADLSRLFGLQIGGGSLTGRVEYMYGQYGSELFQIGATPEGADLETNTVRAALVWRFSGLSAM; encoded by the coding sequence GTGAACAGGTATCTTCTTGGTGCGGCTGTATCGGCTCTGATGGCGGCCGCGGCCGGGAGCGCGCAGGCCGCGGATCCCAGCTACTCGCAGCGGGCAACTGCAACGGACTGGTCCGGATTCTATCTCGGCGTGCATGCCGGCTACGTGGATGGCCAGACCGATTGGGATCTGGGGCCAGGCGTGCCGCTTGTCGTCGAACCATCCGGCTTCGCCGGTGGCGCGCTCGTTGGCTACAATCATCAGATCGACAATTTTGTGTTCGGTCTTGAAGCTGACATTACCCTCGGCGACATTTCCGAAGGGCCGAAGAATTTCGGCGTTGTGGGCGTGCAGAGCGCGGATGTGAATTATATCGCGACCGTTCGCGGTCGGCTCGGTTATGCATTCGATACCTGGATGCCGTTTGTCACCGGAGGTGCGGGTTTCGCGGATCTCGAGATTTTCGACAGCATTGGCGGCGGACCGACCCGCGACAGTCAACTCCTGACCGGCTTCGTGGTTGGTGCGGGTGTGGAGGCCGACCTCAGCCGGCTTTTCGGCCTGCAGATCGGCGGCGGCTCGCTGACGGGCCGGGTCGAGTATATGTACGGCCAATATGGCAGCGAGCTGTTCCAGATCGGCGCCACGCCCGAAGGCGCTGACCTGGAGACGAATACGGTGCGCGCGGCACTGGTCTGGCGCTTCAGCGGTCTCAGCGCCATGTAA
- a CDS encoding YceI family protein, translating into MTSANAQAAQMLPGEGWFNAGAFPKATFEAQDVIDTGNGAYEAIGTLTIKDIAMPMVLPFTLTIDGDTATASGTAEVLRGDYAIGKDISEATVAGGVKVMFEIVAATK; encoded by the coding sequence GTGACCAGCGCCAACGCGCAGGCCGCCCAGATGCTGCCCGGTGAGGGCTGGTTCAACGCGGGCGCCTTCCCGAAAGCCACCTTCGAGGCGCAGGACGTGATCGACACCGGCAACGGCGCCTATGAGGCCATCGGCACCCTGACCATCAAGGACATCGCCATGCCCATGGTGCTGCCGTTCACACTGACGATCGACGGCGACACGGCAACCGCCTCCGGCACGGCGGAGGTGCTGCGCGGCGACTACGCCATCGGCAAGGATATTTCGGAAGCCACCGTCGCCGGCGGCGTCAAGGTGATGTTCGAGATCGTGGCGGCGACGAAGTAG
- a CDS encoding DUF4405 domain-containing protein, protein MLTGLFIVSLVSGIALFFHWGQGLFHGMHEWLSMVLIAPFVLHVWKNWKPFLAYFRRTPMAVALAVSVIAAVPFAWPTSGDAPSGNPMVMVLRSVQSSPLEAVAPVFGHTRETLVAALEQNGYSVPLDALNLQQVAAANGKSDRDIAGVLAHLKD, encoded by the coding sequence TTGCTGACCGGTCTTTTCATCGTCTCGCTGGTCTCCGGCATCGCCCTGTTCTTCCACTGGGGGCAGGGGCTTTTCCACGGCATGCACGAGTGGCTGTCGATGGTGCTGATCGCGCCGTTCGTGCTGCATGTGTGGAAGAACTGGAAGCCGTTTCTCGCCTATTTCAGGCGCACGCCCATGGCCGTCGCCCTGGCGGTCTCGGTGATCGCGGCGGTGCCTTTCGCATGGCCGACATCCGGCGACGCGCCGTCGGGCAATCCCATGGTGATGGTGCTGCGGTCCGTGCAATCGAGCCCGCTCGAGGCGGTCGCGCCGGTCTTCGGGCACACGCGCGAGACGCTTGTCGCGGCGCTTGAGCAGAACGGCTACTCGGTGCCGTTGGATGCGCTCAACCTGCAGCAGGTGGCGGCCGCCAACGGCAAGTCCGATCGCGACATCGCCGGCGTGCTCGCGCACCTTAAGGATTGA
- the moaA gene encoding GTP 3',8-cyclase MoaA: MADWPISGFPVHPATDAAAGAGAGAGAPASLIDPFGREVSYLRVSVTDRCDFRCVYCMAEDMTFLPKREVLSLEELDRLCSAFIDKGVRKLRLTGGEPLVRKNIMSLFRSLGRHLDTGALDELTVTTNGSQLARYAQELYDCGVRRVNVSMDTLDEEKFKRITRWGDLPKVMAGLEAARAAGLQCKINAVALKGVNEDEIEGMMAWAHGEGYDLTLIETMPLGEIDGDRTDQYLPLSQVRARLMDRYTLEDIPYKTGGPARYVTVKETGGRMGFITPMTHNFCESCNRVRVTCTGMLYMCLGQDDSADLRAPLRASEGNELLNQAIDEAIGRKPKGHDFIIDRRSKTPAVGRHMSVTGG, from the coding sequence ATGGCGGATTGGCCGATCAGCGGGTTTCCCGTGCACCCTGCCACTGACGCGGCTGCTGGGGCGGGCGCCGGGGCGGGCGCTCCTGCGTCCCTGATCGATCCGTTCGGCCGCGAAGTCAGCTATCTGCGCGTCTCCGTCACCGACCGCTGCGACTTCCGCTGTGTCTACTGCATGGCCGAGGACATGACCTTCCTGCCCAAGCGCGAGGTCCTCAGCCTCGAGGAACTCGACCGGCTGTGCTCCGCCTTCATCGACAAGGGCGTGCGCAAGCTGCGGCTGACCGGCGGCGAGCCGCTGGTGCGCAAGAACATCATGAGCCTGTTCCGCTCGCTCGGCCGGCACCTGGATACCGGCGCGCTGGACGAACTCACCGTCACCACCAACGGCTCGCAGCTCGCCCGCTACGCGCAGGAGCTCTACGACTGCGGCGTGCGCCGGGTGAACGTGTCCATGGACACGCTGGACGAGGAGAAATTCAAGCGCATCACCCGCTGGGGCGACCTGCCCAAGGTGATGGCGGGCCTGGAGGCGGCCCGCGCCGCCGGCCTGCAGTGCAAGATCAACGCGGTGGCGCTGAAGGGCGTCAACGAGGACGAGATCGAGGGCATGATGGCCTGGGCGCACGGCGAGGGCTACGACCTGACGCTGATCGAGACCATGCCGCTGGGCGAGATCGACGGCGACCGCACCGACCAGTATCTGCCGCTGTCCCAGGTGCGCGCCCGCCTCATGGACCGCTACACGCTCGAGGACATTCCCTACAAGACCGGCGGGCCGGCGCGCTACGTCACCGTGAAGGAGACCGGCGGCCGCATGGGCTTCATCACGCCGATGACCCACAACTTCTGCGAAAGCTGCAACCGGGTGCGCGTCACCTGCACCGGCATGCTCTACATGTGCCTGGGCCAGGACGACAGCGCCGATCTGCGCGCGCCCTTGCGGGCCTCGGAAGGCAACGAGCTGCTCAACCAGGCGATCGACGAGGCCATCGGCCGCAAGCCCAAGGGCCACGACTTCATCATCGACAGGCGCAGCAAGACCCCCGCCGTCGGCCGCCACATGTCGGTGACGGGCGGTTAG
- a CDS encoding DUF971 domain-containing protein, with protein sequence MSDDKKPWPSELRLSKDKKTLTVGFDSGERFALAAEYLRIASPSAEVQGHSPAQKQTMPGKRDVGIMKIEPVGNYAVKLIFDDMHDTGIFSWDYLLRLGREFETIWGDYLKDLEAKGLKREG encoded by the coding sequence GTGAGCGACGACAAGAAGCCCTGGCCGAGCGAGCTGCGGCTGTCCAAGGACAAGAAGACACTGACGGTGGGCTTCGACAGTGGCGAGCGCTTCGCGCTCGCAGCGGAATATCTGCGCATCGCCTCACCCTCCGCGGAAGTGCAGGGGCATTCGCCCGCCCAGAAACAGACCATGCCGGGCAAGCGCGATGTCGGGATCATGAAGATCGAGCCGGTCGGCAACTACGCGGTGAAACTGATCTTCGACGACATGCACGACACCGGCATCTTTTCCTGGGACTACCTTTTGCGGCTGGGCCGCGAGTTCGAGACGATCTGGGGTGATTATCTCAAGGATCTCGAGGCCAAGGGGCTGAAGCGGGAGGGCTGA
- a CDS encoding cytochrome b/b6 domain-containing protein, with amino-acid sequence MEHPHGAVWHAHHAASADPRRAGLQGGGRGVFREAHELLAWGLIALLGLHIAAAFKHHLIARDDTVRRMTSPRYARGA; translated from the coding sequence GTGGAACATCCCCACGGTGCTGTTTGGCACGCTCACCATGCCGCATCTGCCGATCCCCGACGCGCTGGGCTCCAAGGCGGCGGTCGAGGGGTCTTTCGCGAGGCGCACGAGCTTCTCGCCTGGGGCCTGATCGCGCTGCTCGGCCTTCATATAGCTGCCGCGTTCAAGCACCACCTGATTGCCCGCGACGACACGGTGCGGCGCATGACATCGCCGCGTTACGCCCGCGGCGCGTGA